A single region of the Marinobacter salinisoli genome encodes:
- a CDS encoding efflux RND transporter permease subunit, which translates to MNRFSALYDRLILPHPLMVLAVLAIFLGLAALRFDQFRLDASAESLVLENDRSLEQYRQVNRRFTTSDDFLVVTYTPRDELFTEQGLSDLRRLRDELQALEAVGSTNSILNVPLLHSPSLTLDTVDSEIKTLDADEVAPETARDALLSNPLYPNLLISEDAQTTAIQVNLPTPERYFELLRERNRLRDLVAAGDASDEQHLELEQARDAFIRYTETLGKERDITINRVRDILDEHQDKAEIHLGGVPMVVSDMIRFIQNDLSTFGLGVLVFLLVTLAIIFRQWRWVLVPLLCCGFTVWLMIGFLGWAQWPVTVISSNFVALLLIMTLSLTIHLIVRYREFQHDDPGAAPGETLRRTVYAMVKPCFYMAITTIVAFGSLTFSGIRPVIDFGWMMTLGLAVAFLITFVVFPALLALLPPPLDARVTSDRIPFTDAFARFTERFGRVVLTGSLVIAVLCAIGISRLTVENSFVDYFKSSTEIHQGMVTIDNRLGGTTPLDVVITDDLPPEASGVEQDPFASSCDPFVDDCGETEEYRDTWYTFQKMNRLEKVHDYLDSLPETGKVLSIDTTLAILAQINQGEPLDALELAFVPAAVPDDLKDILLTPYISEEHDQARFSIRILETQPDLRRQALLERIHTHLTTELGFSDDQVLFTGMTVMYNNMLQSLFDSQIKTIGVVLLAILSMFLVLFRSFKLALVGIAPNIIAAGSVLGLMGWLGIPLDMMTITVAAITVGIAVDDTIHYIHRFRTEIAKDGDYLAAMHRCHRSIGQAMFYTSLTIISGFSILVLSNFIPTIYFGVFTGFAMLMALVGALTLLPRLLVLTKPFGPDSGSGDRQGSH; encoded by the coding sequence ATGAACCGGTTTTCCGCACTGTACGATCGCCTGATACTGCCGCACCCCCTGATGGTGCTGGCTGTCCTCGCCATTTTCCTGGGCCTGGCCGCCCTCCGTTTTGATCAGTTCCGGCTGGATGCCTCGGCAGAATCCCTGGTTCTGGAAAACGATCGCTCACTGGAACAGTACCGCCAGGTAAACCGGCGGTTCACTACCTCCGACGATTTCCTGGTGGTGACCTACACGCCTCGCGATGAACTGTTTACCGAGCAGGGGTTGTCCGATCTGCGCCGGCTCAGAGACGAGCTGCAGGCACTGGAGGCCGTCGGTTCCACCAACAGTATTCTGAACGTTCCTCTGCTTCACAGCCCAAGCCTGACGCTGGATACCGTCGACTCCGAAATCAAAACCCTGGATGCTGACGAGGTTGCCCCGGAAACCGCCCGCGACGCCCTGCTCAGCAACCCGCTGTACCCCAACCTGTTGATCAGCGAAGACGCGCAAACCACCGCCATTCAGGTCAACCTGCCCACGCCGGAGCGGTATTTTGAACTGCTCAGGGAACGCAACCGGCTGCGGGATCTGGTGGCGGCGGGCGACGCCAGCGACGAGCAGCACCTTGAGCTGGAACAGGCCCGCGACGCCTTCATCCGCTACACGGAAACCCTGGGTAAAGAGCGGGATATCACCATCAATCGCGTCCGCGATATCCTCGATGAACATCAGGACAAGGCCGAGATTCACCTCGGCGGTGTGCCGATGGTGGTGTCCGACATGATCCGGTTTATCCAGAACGACCTGTCCACTTTCGGCCTGGGCGTCCTGGTGTTCCTGCTGGTGACCCTGGCGATTATCTTCCGCCAGTGGCGCTGGGTACTGGTGCCCCTGCTGTGCTGCGGTTTCACGGTGTGGTTGATGATTGGTTTTCTGGGCTGGGCCCAGTGGCCGGTCACGGTGATCTCGTCCAACTTCGTGGCACTGCTGCTGATCATGACTCTGTCATTGACCATTCACCTGATTGTTCGCTACCGGGAGTTTCAGCATGACGACCCCGGCGCCGCCCCGGGCGAGACCCTGCGCCGGACGGTCTACGCCATGGTCAAACCCTGCTTCTACATGGCCATCACCACCATCGTGGCATTTGGCTCGCTGACCTTCAGCGGCATCCGCCCGGTGATCGATTTTGGATGGATGATGACGCTGGGGCTGGCCGTGGCCTTCCTGATTACCTTCGTTGTTTTTCCGGCCCTGCTGGCCCTGCTGCCGCCGCCGCTGGACGCACGTGTCACGTCCGACCGCATTCCTTTCACGGATGCCTTTGCCCGCTTTACAGAGCGTTTCGGACGCGTCGTACTGACCGGTTCTTTGGTGATTGCGGTACTGTGCGCCATAGGTATCAGCCGGCTGACGGTGGAGAACAGCTTTGTGGATTACTTCAAATCTTCCACCGAAATCCATCAGGGCATGGTGACCATCGACAATCGGCTGGGCGGGACCACGCCCCTGGATGTGGTGATCACTGACGACTTGCCGCCGGAAGCATCCGGCGTCGAACAAGATCCCTTTGCCAGCAGCTGCGACCCGTTTGTTGACGACTGCGGCGAAACGGAGGAATACCGGGACACCTGGTACACCTTCCAGAAGATGAACCGGCTCGAAAAGGTTCATGATTATCTCGACAGCTTGCCGGAAACCGGCAAGGTGCTGTCGATCGACACCACGCTGGCCATTCTGGCTCAGATCAATCAGGGTGAACCGCTGGACGCGCTGGAACTGGCGTTCGTGCCGGCCGCTGTACCGGATGACCTCAAGGACATCCTGCTCACGCCGTACATTTCCGAAGAACATGACCAGGCCCGTTTCAGCATCCGTATCCTGGAAACTCAGCCAGATCTGCGCCGCCAGGCATTGCTGGAGCGCATCCACACTCACCTCACTACCGAACTGGGCTTCAGCGACGATCAGGTCCTCTTCACCGGCATGACAGTCATGTACAACAACATGCTGCAAAGCCTGTTTGATTCCCAGATCAAAACCATCGGCGTGGTGTTACTGGCCATCCTGAGCATGTTTTTGGTGCTGTTCCGGTCTTTTAAACTGGCGCTGGTGGGCATTGCGCCCAACATCATTGCGGCCGGTTCAGTGCTGGGGCTCATGGGCTGGCTGGGTATACCGCTGGATATGATGACCATCACCGTGGCGGCCATCACCGTGGGCATTGCGGTGGATGACACCATCCACTACATCCACCGGTTCAGAACCGAGATTGCCAAGGACGGGGACTACCTGGCCGCCATGCACCGCTGCCACCGCAGTATTGGCCAGGCGATGTTCTACACCTCGCTGACGATTATTTCAGGGTTTTCCATTCTGGTGCTGTCGAACTTCATTCCAACCATCTACTTCGGCGTATTCACCGGCTTTGCCATGCTGATGGCGCTGGTTGGCGCGCTCACGTTACTCCCCAGACTGCTTGTCCTGACCAAGCCCTTCGGGCCGGACAGCGGCTCCGGCGATCGCCAGGGCAGCCACTAG
- the lipA gene encoding lipoyl synthase yields MSDSAKPRITSGSKFRSEHGFSAIKDGVKRSSGDTSENRPLERKPKWLRARMPGGERYEAVRRNVQDHRLSTVCQESHCPNIGECWTAGTATIMVMGSVCTRACKFCAVDTGNPKGWLDPEEPDNTAKSVELMGLRYIVLTSVDRDDLPDGGASHYAACVSAIKQRTPEVAVEALTPDFDAVMADVEKVVDSGLDVFAQNVETVERLTRRVRDPRAGYQKTLSVLKHAKEHRPDVLTKTSLMLGLGETEEEILQTMDDLRAIGVDILTLGQYLRPTPNHLPVERYVPPEEFNRYREIGLEKGFMEVPSGPMVRSSYRADKVFDKNNLGLTVPDVPASSNALQIPVKSLD; encoded by the coding sequence ATGAGCGACAGCGCAAAACCCCGCATCACCAGTGGTTCCAAGTTTCGCAGTGAACACGGTTTTTCTGCCATCAAAGATGGTGTCAAACGGTCATCCGGTGACACCAGCGAGAACCGGCCGCTGGAGCGCAAGCCCAAGTGGTTGCGGGCACGCATGCCCGGAGGGGAGCGCTATGAGGCCGTGCGTCGCAACGTTCAGGATCACCGGCTGAGCACTGTGTGCCAGGAGTCCCACTGCCCCAACATCGGCGAGTGCTGGACCGCCGGCACGGCAACCATCATGGTGATGGGCTCCGTGTGTACCCGGGCCTGCAAGTTCTGCGCCGTGGACACGGGCAATCCGAAAGGCTGGCTCGACCCGGAAGAACCGGACAACACCGCCAAATCCGTGGAACTGATGGGCCTGCGTTACATCGTGCTGACCTCGGTCGACCGGGACGACCTGCCCGACGGCGGCGCCAGCCACTATGCAGCCTGCGTATCCGCCATCAAGCAACGCACGCCGGAAGTGGCGGTGGAAGCCCTGACGCCCGACTTTGACGCGGTCATGGCCGACGTCGAGAAGGTGGTGGATTCGGGGCTGGATGTGTTTGCCCAGAATGTGGAGACCGTAGAGCGCCTGACGCGCCGGGTTCGGGACCCGAGAGCGGGGTATCAGAAAACCCTGAGTGTCCTGAAACATGCCAAGGAACACCGCCCGGACGTTCTGACCAAGACCAGTCTGATGCTGGGTCTGGGCGAAACCGAGGAAGAAATCCTGCAAACCATGGACGATCTGCGCGCCATTGGTGTCGACATCCTCACCCTGGGCCAATACCTGCGCCCGACGCCCAACCACCTGCCTGTGGAGCGTTACGTGCCCCCGGAGGAGTTCAATCGCTACCGGGAAATCGGGTTGGAAAAGGGCTTTATGGAAGTGCCGTCCGGGCCCATGGTTCGCTCAAGCTATCGAGCCGACAAGGTGTTCGACAAGAACAACCTGGGGCTGACCGTGCCGGACGTCCCGGCATCGTCGAACGCTCTGCAAATTCCTGTTAAATCACTCGACTGA
- a CDS encoding O-acetylhomoserine aminocarboxypropyltransferase/cysteine synthase family protein, whose translation MKPETLALHAGFNGDPTTHAATTPIYQTTSFTFDDTQHGADLFDLKVQGNIYSRIMNPTNAVLEERMTQLEGGIGALALASGMAAITYTLQTICKVGNNIVSTSQLYGGTYNLFAHSLPNQGIECRMVAHDDYSAVENAIDENTRALFCESIGNPAGNVVDIQRWADIAHQHGIPLIVDNTVATPFLCRPIEYGADIVVHSLTKYIGGHGTTVAGIVVDSGKFDWKASADKFPMLNEPDPSYHGVVYTDALGPAAFIGRCRVVPLRNTGAALSPFNAFLIMQGLETLALRMERHCQNAEKVAAFLQQHPSVAWVNYATLDDSPYKATCEKICGGKASGILSFGIKGGREAGAKFIDALQLIYRLVNIGDAKSLACHPATTTHRQLGPEELRSAGVSEDLVRLSIGIEHVDDLIADITQALEASQA comes from the coding sequence ATGAAACCTGAAACGCTCGCGCTCCACGCCGGCTTTAACGGCGACCCGACCACCCATGCGGCTACCACGCCGATTTACCAGACCACCTCGTTCACCTTCGATGACACCCAGCACGGTGCCGATCTGTTCGACCTCAAGGTGCAGGGCAATATCTATTCCCGCATCATGAACCCCACCAACGCCGTGCTGGAAGAGCGCATGACCCAGCTCGAAGGGGGCATCGGCGCGCTTGCCCTGGCGTCCGGTATGGCCGCGATCACCTACACGCTGCAAACGATCTGCAAAGTCGGCAACAACATTGTCAGTACCAGCCAGCTTTACGGCGGCACTTACAACCTGTTTGCCCACTCCTTGCCAAACCAGGGCATCGAGTGCCGAATGGTCGCTCACGACGATTACTCCGCCGTGGAAAATGCCATCGACGAGAACACTCGCGCGCTGTTTTGCGAGTCCATCGGCAACCCGGCCGGTAATGTGGTCGATATCCAGCGCTGGGCTGACATTGCCCACCAGCACGGTATCCCGCTGATCGTCGACAACACCGTGGCCACGCCGTTCCTGTGCCGGCCGATCGAATACGGCGCGGATATCGTCGTGCACTCACTGACCAAGTATATCGGCGGGCACGGCACCACCGTTGCCGGCATTGTCGTCGACTCCGGAAAATTTGACTGGAAGGCCAGCGCCGATAAATTCCCGATGCTGAACGAGCCGGATCCGTCCTACCACGGCGTGGTGTACACCGACGCCCTTGGACCGGCGGCCTTTATCGGCCGCTGTCGGGTGGTACCGCTGCGCAACACCGGGGCAGCGCTGTCCCCGTTCAACGCTTTCCTGATCATGCAGGGCCTGGAAACCCTGGCGCTGAGAATGGAACGGCACTGCCAGAATGCTGAGAAAGTCGCGGCCTTCCTGCAGCAGCACCCCTCCGTGGCGTGGGTCAATTACGCCACTCTGGATGACAGCCCCTACAAGGCCACCTGCGAGAAAATCTGCGGTGGAAAAGCCTCCGGCATCCTCAGTTTCGGCATCAAGGGCGGCCGGGAAGCAGGCGCCAAATTCATCGATGCACTGCAGCTGATCTATCGACTGGTGAACATCGGCGACGCCAAATCCCTGGCCTGCCATCCGGCCACCACCACCCACCGCCAGCTGGGGCCAGAAGAGCTCCGCAGTGCCGGCGTGAGTGAAGATCTGGTGCGGCTGTCCATCGGCATTGAACATGTCGACGACCTGATTGCCGACATCACACAGGCACTGGAGGCATCCCAGGCCTGA
- a CDS encoding serine hydrolase domain-containing protein, giving the protein MSAHDVVAGFSVQRLEQIADHLDDHYLKPGKLPCAVTLVARHGEIVWQRAQGWMDVERQRPVTDDTIFRIYSMTKPVTSIAMMQLYEQGRFQLDDPVHRYIPNWDRLAVYETGHWPDFGTRPAGTAMTIRDLMTHTSGLTYGFLEQTPVDAAYRRLKLDGSGTLTLDKLIERLADLPLEFAPGTAWNYSVSTDVLGYLVQQLSGQPLDDYFRDHIFRPLGMDDTGFHVAPEKQSRLAACYLHQPGDQMKLQDDPERSRYLREPRFLSGGGGLVSTLQDYHTFAQALCQGGEYRGQRIIRRDTLDLMRQNHLPDDKDIPSLSIGPFSESSRAGNGFGLGFAVRIGPSPHSSAGSIGEFGWGGLAGTYFQVDPARDLVLIFMTQLMPSSAYPVREEIRSLVYDALI; this is encoded by the coding sequence ATGTCTGCCCACGATGTTGTCGCTGGTTTTTCCGTCCAGCGTCTTGAACAGATTGCCGATCATCTTGATGACCATTACCTCAAGCCAGGCAAACTGCCCTGCGCGGTCACCCTGGTGGCCCGCCATGGTGAGATTGTCTGGCAGCGGGCCCAGGGCTGGATGGACGTTGAACGCCAGAGGCCCGTGACCGACGACACCATCTTCCGCATTTACTCGATGACCAAACCGGTCACCTCGATCGCGATGATGCAACTGTATGAGCAGGGGCGCTTCCAGCTGGACGATCCTGTGCATCGCTATATCCCCAACTGGGATCGCCTTGCTGTCTATGAAACCGGGCACTGGCCCGACTTCGGAACCCGGCCCGCCGGCACTGCCATGACCATCCGGGACCTGATGACGCACACCTCCGGCCTTACCTATGGCTTTCTGGAGCAAACACCGGTCGACGCCGCGTACCGCCGCCTGAAACTCGATGGCAGCGGCACCCTGACGCTGGACAAGCTGATCGAGCGGCTGGCCGACCTGCCGCTGGAGTTCGCCCCCGGCACTGCCTGGAATTACTCGGTCTCTACGGATGTACTGGGTTACCTGGTACAACAGCTCTCCGGCCAGCCGCTGGACGACTATTTCAGGGACCACATTTTCCGCCCACTGGGCATGGACGACACCGGCTTTCACGTTGCCCCGGAAAAACAATCGCGGCTTGCTGCCTGCTACCTGCATCAGCCCGGTGACCAGATGAAACTGCAGGACGACCCGGAACGGTCGCGCTATCTGCGGGAGCCTCGTTTTCTCTCCGGCGGCGGTGGACTGGTGTCTACCCTGCAGGACTACCACACGTTCGCGCAGGCTCTATGCCAGGGCGGGGAGTACCGTGGGCAGCGCATTATCCGGCGCGACACCCTGGATCTTATGCGTCAGAATCACTTACCAGATGACAAGGATATTCCCTCCCTGTCCATCGGCCCTTTTAGCGAGTCGTCCCGGGCGGGCAACGGCTTCGGGCTGGGCTTTGCGGTGCGAATTGGTCCGTCGCCCCACTCCTCTGCGGGCTCAATCGGTGAGTTCGGCTGGGGCGGCCTGGCCGGAACCTATTTCCAGGTTGACCCGGCCAGGGATCTGGTGCTTATTTTTATGACACAACTGATGCCCTCCTCGGCGTACCCCGTTCGGGAGGAAATTCGCTCGCTGGTATACGATGCGCTGATCTGA
- a CDS encoding Ig-like domain-containing protein, with protein MFQQSVADIPTSIPMTTTPENGAVAVSRTESVSARFGEDMMVTSIDADSLTLSANGRAVAGAVQFDAQTNTLSFASGDRLPSSATVVATVDGTVANLDGDLLGSDFRWSFTTESASWGQATALESGSGSVAELQLAANARGDSVAVWVQDQQVFASRFEAATGHWSGQERVAANAGRGASPQVAVDPEGNVVAVWINGSDARIYARRFNAGVGSWGSAVGIGNPNGEGRYPQVAMDSAGNAVAVWQQSEGSALNIYASRLAAGRTVWTGVERIDAHTDESHRPQIAMDASGNAVVAWRQRVSVFGNLNTYRVFANRMEAGTWQGQIAVGTGANSVGVPRVAVNSEGQAFAVWRQNDGGTQNIYASHAGDFGSWSGAEQIGTAGTSVTQPDVATDGRGNVFVVWRQYGSNGSTVQVNRFSVAWQGAIALHSSLESADLPRIAANSNGDAFVVWSQRDGSEFFTEARPFVASGGSWGKAARLSGASSMPFVPGISMSAAGDAVAVWIEAIDSRGDLFTSRYY; from the coding sequence GTGTTTCAGCAGTCCGTGGCCGACATCCCGACGTCCATCCCAATGACCACAACGCCAGAGAATGGTGCCGTGGCAGTGAGCCGAACGGAAAGTGTCAGTGCGCGGTTTGGTGAGGACATGATGGTCACCAGTATCGATGCAGACAGCCTGACACTCAGCGCCAATGGCAGGGCTGTTGCCGGGGCGGTGCAATTTGATGCTCAGACCAACACCCTGAGCTTTGCTTCCGGAGACCGGCTGCCGAGCTCGGCGACGGTTGTAGCCACCGTGGATGGAACGGTGGCGAATCTGGATGGCGACCTCCTCGGAAGCGATTTCCGCTGGTCGTTCACCACCGAAAGCGCGTCCTGGGGCCAGGCGACTGCCCTGGAAAGTGGCTCCGGTTCGGTAGCGGAGCTTCAGTTGGCTGCCAATGCTCGTGGCGATTCAGTGGCCGTCTGGGTGCAGGATCAGCAGGTGTTTGCCAGCCGCTTTGAGGCGGCCACAGGGCACTGGTCGGGCCAGGAGCGTGTGGCTGCGAACGCCGGCCGGGGCGCGAGCCCTCAGGTGGCCGTCGATCCAGAGGGCAATGTCGTGGCTGTCTGGATCAATGGCAGCGATGCCAGGATATATGCCCGACGTTTCAATGCCGGTGTTGGCTCCTGGGGCAGCGCTGTCGGTATCGGCAACCCCAATGGCGAAGGTCGCTACCCGCAGGTCGCCATGGATAGCGCCGGCAACGCCGTGGCTGTCTGGCAGCAAAGCGAGGGCTCGGCGTTGAATATCTACGCCAGTCGTCTGGCTGCCGGTCGCACAGTCTGGACCGGTGTCGAGCGCATCGATGCCCACACCGATGAAAGCCACCGTCCGCAGATCGCGATGGACGCCAGTGGCAATGCGGTGGTTGCCTGGCGTCAACGGGTGTCTGTGTTTGGCAACCTGAATACCTACCGCGTCTTCGCAAACCGAATGGAGGCCGGTACCTGGCAGGGCCAGATTGCCGTTGGCACCGGTGCAAACTCTGTCGGTGTGCCGCGAGTGGCGGTGAACTCGGAGGGCCAGGCCTTCGCGGTGTGGCGTCAGAATGACGGGGGAACCCAGAATATCTACGCCAGCCATGCCGGTGATTTTGGTTCCTGGTCCGGAGCGGAGCAAATAGGCACCGCGGGTACCAGCGTTACTCAGCCGGATGTTGCAACCGATGGTCGGGGTAACGTCTTTGTCGTCTGGCGTCAGTACGGCAGCAACGGTTCCACCGTTCAGGTTAACCGTTTCAGCGTTGCCTGGCAGGGCGCCATCGCCCTTCACAGCAGTCTGGAAAGCGCTGACTTGCCGAGGATTGCGGCTAACTCAAATGGCGATGCCTTCGTTGTCTGGAGTCAACGGGACGGCAGTGAGTTCTTCACCGAAGCCCGGCCGTTTGTCGCCAGTGGCGGTTCCTGGGGCAAGGCCGCCCGGCTCAGTGGCGCCTCCAGTATGCCGTTTGTACCGGGGATTTCGATGAGTGCCGCTGGCGATGCCGTGGCTGTCTGGATAGAGGCAATTGATAGTCGGGGAGACCTGTTTACCAGCCGGTATTACTGA
- a CDS encoding Ig-like domain-containing protein: MNTKPSRSALIFVLTALAFGCTESETTFKGDGGPGVAQAPAVGSPDPTAGPEPGVSPPRVLATTPENGADGVDRTADVSVRFSEDILGTSISGNSLSLTADGRAVPGDVRFDAESSVMSFSPEDRLPKSVQIEAVVDGQVADLAGNSLGQAYRWSFTTAGAFWGDAAAIDGGSGPVSEPELAGNARGDAIAVWVQGGDLYARRFEADSGAWRGAERIKGKVESSARPHVAMDPRGNALVVWSKKNDDRVYARRFDAGRGRWDKDTRIGGADASNPRVAVDARGRAVAVWQQRDALASNVYASRFAPDSGSWGEPVRLETLLDQSRQPQVAMDSNGNAVVVWRQRVGFFNIFNTFTVYANRYVVGSGWRGAEAVGPSVNSAAPPELAMSASGTAFVVWRQSDGGNQNIYASRLSGSGSWSGAERIGSAGTSGVQPHIAVDGQGNAYAVWRRNAGSRYVIEVNRYTGAWRGVTAIQSTTDRADYPKVAADAGGDALVVWTQRGGGGYFVTARSFDLSEGAWGEVERISDASGAPFEPAIALEADGDATAIWLQANGGQRDLLANRYY, encoded by the coding sequence ATGAACACCAAACCCTCGCGCAGCGCCCTAATTTTCGTGCTCACCGCACTCGCGTTTGGCTGTACCGAGAGTGAAACAACCTTCAAAGGTGATGGCGGCCCCGGGGTTGCTCAGGCGCCAGCGGTGGGTTCTCCGGACCCAACAGCTGGGCCAGAGCCCGGCGTCAGTCCGCCGAGGGTCCTTGCCACCACGCCGGAAAACGGCGCCGATGGGGTAGATCGAACCGCCGATGTCAGTGTTCGCTTCAGTGAAGACATTCTGGGCACCAGCATATCCGGCAATAGCCTGTCGCTTACCGCCGATGGCCGCGCAGTTCCCGGGGACGTCCGGTTCGATGCAGAGTCCAGCGTCATGAGTTTTTCGCCTGAGGATCGGCTGCCCAAATCGGTGCAGATCGAGGCGGTGGTGGACGGACAGGTTGCGGATCTGGCGGGTAATAGTCTCGGACAGGCGTACCGCTGGTCGTTTACCACCGCCGGTGCGTTCTGGGGCGATGCGGCCGCGATCGACGGCGGTTCCGGGCCGGTAAGTGAGCCGGAGCTGGCCGGTAATGCCCGTGGTGATGCCATTGCCGTCTGGGTTCAGGGCGGAGATCTGTATGCCCGGCGATTTGAGGCGGATAGCGGTGCATGGCGCGGGGCCGAACGGATCAAGGGAAAGGTCGAAAGCAGCGCCAGACCCCATGTCGCCATGGACCCCAGAGGCAATGCGCTGGTGGTGTGGAGTAAGAAAAACGACGACCGTGTGTATGCCCGCCGATTCGATGCCGGACGTGGCCGTTGGGATAAAGACACCCGAATCGGCGGTGCTGATGCGAGCAATCCCAGAGTTGCTGTGGATGCCCGGGGGCGGGCTGTGGCCGTATGGCAACAACGGGACGCGCTGGCGAGCAACGTATACGCCAGTCGGTTCGCGCCGGACAGCGGCAGCTGGGGCGAACCGGTTCGCCTTGAAACCCTGTTAGATCAGAGCCGCCAACCGCAAGTCGCCATGGATTCGAATGGCAACGCGGTCGTTGTCTGGCGTCAACGGGTAGGCTTTTTCAATATCTTCAATACCTTCACCGTCTATGCGAATCGGTACGTTGTGGGCTCCGGGTGGCGGGGGGCTGAGGCTGTCGGCCCCAGTGTAAATTCCGCCGCACCGCCGGAGCTGGCAATGTCTGCCTCCGGGACCGCCTTCGTGGTCTGGCGCCAGTCCGACGGTGGTAATCAGAATATTTATGCCAGTCGGTTAAGCGGCTCCGGCAGCTGGTCTGGCGCAGAAAGAATCGGCTCGGCCGGCACCAGCGGTGTTCAGCCTCATATAGCGGTGGATGGCCAGGGCAACGCTTATGCCGTCTGGCGTCGGAACGCAGGCAGCCGCTATGTCATCGAGGTCAACCGATACACTGGCGCCTGGCGGGGTGTCACTGCGATTCAGAGCACAACGGACCGGGCGGACTACCCCAAGGTTGCGGCGGATGCGGGAGGCGACGCCCTGGTGGTTTGGACGCAACGCGGGGGTGGCGGCTATTTTGTCACTGCCCGATCGTTTGACCTCAGCGAGGGTGCTTGGGGAGAGGTAGAGCGTATCAGCGACGCATCCGGTGCTCCGTTCGAACCTGCCATTGCCTTGGAGGCTGATGGAGATGCGACGGCAATCTGGTTGCAGGCGAATGGCGGACAACGGGATCTGTTGGCCAATCGTTATTACTAG
- a CDS encoding alpha/beta fold hydrolase: MPQTISGPRVIELPGYTCLAFNEDSKGEPVVLIHGLISSVYFWHPPHLSVFGDRPVYAIALPGHYPSASLSGSERIDAERLTDALFEQIHALIGNRRCVLVGHSTGGQAALFAATRRPGQILGVVAMGSALTGQEDNGVYAAFQWLATRMGRTGRSLVATVLKLNALAEPIHRLFMRDVVASPRIFFAHADFPAYLQAYFPAMQRICRRSMGIYFRDLVALDLTPHLASLRCPTLVLCGNQDPYVSIQRTHQLADAIPGSEKVFIDGSGHMPMFENWPEYSKAMASFMQRIEDACQTKPQDLADRGYPPISAALSS; encoded by the coding sequence ATGCCCCAAACGATCAGCGGCCCCAGGGTGATAGAACTGCCGGGATATACCTGCCTGGCGTTCAACGAAGACAGCAAGGGTGAGCCTGTCGTTCTGATTCACGGGTTGATCAGTTCGGTGTATTTCTGGCACCCGCCGCACCTCAGCGTTTTTGGTGACCGTCCGGTCTACGCCATCGCCCTTCCCGGCCACTACCCCTCTGCGAGCCTATCCGGCTCTGAGCGGATTGACGCAGAACGCCTGACCGACGCCCTGTTCGAACAGATCCACGCACTGATCGGTAACCGGCGCTGTGTCCTCGTCGGTCATTCCACCGGCGGACAGGCGGCACTTTTTGCCGCAACCCGACGTCCCGGGCAGATCCTGGGAGTTGTCGCGATGGGTAGCGCCCTGACAGGGCAGGAAGATAACGGCGTGTATGCAGCCTTTCAGTGGCTGGCTACGCGCATGGGCCGGACCGGGCGAAGCCTGGTGGCCACGGTTCTGAAACTGAATGCGCTGGCAGAACCGATCCACCGGTTGTTTATGCGTGACGTCGTGGCCTCACCCAGGATATTTTTCGCGCACGCCGATTTTCCAGCCTACTTGCAGGCTTACTTCCCCGCCATGCAGCGAATCTGCCGACGATCTATGGGCATCTATTTCCGCGATCTGGTGGCACTGGATCTGACCCCTCACCTGGCATCGCTCCGATGCCCTACCCTGGTGCTTTGCGGAAACCAGGACCCCTACGTTTCGATCCAGCGCACCCATCAACTCGCCGATGCGATTCCGGGCTCCGAGAAGGTATTTATCGACGGCAGCGGACATATGCCAATGTTCGAGAACTGGCCGGAATACTCGAAAGCAATGGCCAGCTTCATGCAACGTATTGAAGACGCTTGCCAGACCAAGCCACAGGATTTGGCGGATCGAGGATACCCACCCATCTCCGCCGCGCTGAGCAGTTAA